The Anabrus simplex isolate iqAnaSimp1 chromosome 1, ASM4041472v1, whole genome shotgun sequence genome window below encodes:
- the LOC136856994 gene encoding zinc finger protein 615, which translates to MSQSGDKKHVCVLCNSKLESKKELQEHFRKHANKEIDGKGQPVKKGTPTTNDKQATPATKINSPGGNSASNLGSVVCDVCDQRFNSITVAIQHKFRKHPESASKHFCPFCGMQFPLKVNRDKHVLDHPSEAPSRLFPCNDCGVVFYNEEARSYHSKSTHKRIVALFKPVATPPPSKKIKLNNAGEAQSVYYCHLCGFEYIVKFNLQKHLERQHTEEERSLVPDDLIRCTTCDALFYSKKAYDNHNMYHKPEDLYVTSEEQRLQTVSRVDQDFDIRRVQSPAEKYIPVYRPRPHSEKKTGLK; encoded by the exons ATGTCACAGTCAGGTGATAAAAAACATGTTTGTGTTCTCTGTAATAGCAAATTGGAATCGAAGAAAGAGTTGCAGGAACACTTCAG AAAGCATGCTAATAAGGAAATTGATGGCAAAGGTCAGCCTGTGAAGAAAGGAACGCCTACAACGAATGATAAACAAGCTACTCCAGCAACTAAGATTAATTCTCCTGGTGGTAATTCTGCAAGTAATTTAGGATCTGTTGTATGTGATGTTTGTGATCAGCGGTTTAATTCCATTACTGTAGCTATTCAGCACAAGTTCAGAAAACATCCAGAAAGTGCATCAAAGCATTTTTGTCCATTTTGTGGAATGCAGTTTCCACTGAAAGTTAATCGCGACAAGCATGTTTTAGATCATCCATCAGAAGCCCCAAGCCGATTATTCCCATGTAATGATTGTGGAGTTGTGTTTTATAATGAAGAAGCTCGAAGTTATCACTCAAAGTCTACACATAAAAG GATTGTGGCGCTGTTCAAACCTGTAGCCACCCCCCCTCCCAGCAAGAAGATAAAACTAAATAATGCAGGAGAAGCACAGTCAGTATATTACTGTCATTTGTGTGGGTTTGAGTATATTGTAAAATTTAATCTGCAGAAGCATCTGGAACGTCAACACACCGAGGAAGAACGCAGTTTAGTTCCTGA TGATCTTATAAGGTGTACTACCTGTGATGCATTATTCTACAGTAAGAAAGCCTATGACAATCACAATATGTACCATAAACCAGAGGATTTGTATGTAACCAGTGAAGAACAGAG GCTTCAGACTGTAAGTCGAGTCGACCAGGATTTTGATATCCGTCGCGTCCAGTCTCCTGCTGAGAAATATATCCCTGTTTACCGGCCACGACCTCACTCAGAGAAAAAGACTGGTTTGAAATGA